The Maniola jurtina chromosome 25, ilManJurt1.1, whole genome shotgun sequence genomic sequence GCGTAATGTTATTATCTTTCTGCTTGTTAATTATGTTGCTATGACTGTCAAtgaataaagaaatatataaactgTAAAATTAGTCTAGTTGACAGTTTGGTAGAGACATACATATACAGATATTGTTATAGGTTTCAGCCAGATTGTGCATTATTATGACCTTTATTTTAACTTACAAGACTTCCTAAATGATAAGCatgatcaaaaaataaaaattacgtcCACAAATTGTCTAAAAGTCTGCTAGAGatatttaccaaaattttgcCAATTACGTATGGTATAAATAACGATGGTTTCATTCATTAGACTTTTTAAATGATAAGTGTTGTTTTATCAGCTTTTTTGCGTTTTAAGTTAGTATAAAATTCCGTTCACAAATCGTTTTGAATCACTTTTATGAGTGTAGTAAATGCATTGCTTTCTCgtgaactgtatgaaacatgagAAATCTGtagtaatatttattactaagaAAAATCTATAAAGAATTTCCGTTGTGCACCAAAAATATGTGTCATATCTGTGTATCAAACGACAGGAAGTCATAACTGTAACCCAGAATAAATAATTGACTGTAATCAAGAAATCTGAGTCACCACTCTCTATGCAAATATATCGTGAAGTGTTATCGTGTCGTAAGGTGTAAAACCACTCGATCTTGAGGTCCGTTCGCGAGTTTATAAAACTACTCGCGCACATGCAACGTTTCTCACTCTATCGTTAACGATCATTCACGCCGGTCGATAATTTGAAAcgcgaaaaataaaaatggcgaAAGAAGACCTTCTAAAAGGTGTTCTGTATGTTATGAACATAATATACGCGGTGTTCGGATTAGTGACAGCGGCTACAGGAATCTGGTTTTTCGTGCAACTTTCCGAATTCGTTGCATTGAGAAACAGTAACCACTATTTACTGGATTATAGGGTTTACTGGCCTCAAGTTGCACCATGGCTGTTTATCCTTCTCGGATTATTTGTGATCATGGTATCTTTCTGTGGATGGTGCGGTGCTAACAAAGAAAGCAGAGGACTCTTGGGGATGTACGgacttttcatgattctaattGTCATTGGACAACTGCTTGCGGCAACTTTGATCTTCGTTTTCGTCGATGGAGAAGACACTGATAAATTCATAAAGGACACAGTTTATGATGGATACTACAATTCTCAATCCAACCCGGATGTCTTCAAAGCTTTTGGGAAAATTGAAAGGAAACTAAGATGCTGTGGTGCTAATGACGCTCGAGATTACAGAAGCTGGAGAAATGATCTTCCCTTGACCTGTTGTTTGGATAGTTATTACAGAGCAACCTGTGACTTTACTGACAAGGAAGCCAATGAAAGATTAGGATGTGCTAAAGTGGCAGCAGTTTACACCAAGATTATCAGTTCTTCTGTTGCTGGTGCTTCGTTACTTATATCTCTAGTTGAGATAACTGGTGTTATTATAGCTTGGAAACTCTTCAATTCTTTGAGAGAAGTGGAACATTATATAACGGAGAGAAAAGAGGGTGAAACTGAGTGTTAAATAAAGGTGACGATAAAGGTAAAAgataaacagattttatttgATGGGTTTAACATAAACTGCCATAGTTTTCGTATTTAGCGCGTTCCCATCTTAGATTGCCTCGTTATCGGCGAGGTTGCAGTCGAAATTGtcgttgaataaaaaaatttggttgTTTAAATCATGTTGGATGCATACTCGTATGTGTGGTGTTTTGCAATAGTTTAGTATAGTACTATTGAACAATCGATTGTATGCTCGACTCAACGGTTGAACGGTTTATATTCGACTCATTGAATCTATTGTAAGTTGAATTGCCTAGCGTGCGAACTCTCCCATttcctaatatttttttggaacTACTCTGTGGTTATTTCATACCATAAGTCAAGTCTAAAGTtcattataaaattgttttccaTTAAGTAAGGAATTCCAATTATAATACTTGTTATTAAATGACGTCATTATCGATTCAATATGGCCGACAACAAGCGCCGTTTAACATAGCATTGCGTAATTGCACACGCAATtattaatagataataattgctaaacaacaataatattaataatagttaaattctccatcttttatttttttctggggAGAGGTTctttttgattaattttgaGTCAGCTTACAATTAATTTGGTGCTTTATTTTCGTTACCTTTAGCCAAATTTTACCACCGATTTTCGTACGTTAAAACGCCTACACGTGAGCATTAAAGAATCGATTTTAAGTTTAAAGCAATAAGAGTTATATTGCCTTAATGAGTAGGTTATACCGATTTTCCCGCCACGACACGAAGTCGAAGCCTGAACAATTTTCATAGTCCTTAGAAAGTTTTTTACTTTATCATGGCATAGCATTTTGTATTTCGAGAATAAAATTCGTTTCCTTTTAAGAAGGAAGTTTGGAAAATTTTATTCTCTTTTATAATTAAGTTTAGTTTCAGAACATTCCAAAATATTCcatttttctataaaactaaTTAACGCGTTACCATTCgtgtcattttattattattttattttatgcgtGTATATTTTgctgttttaataataattatattttaattaagtggTATATTATCTCAAATactttatttacaatttacatttaAGTTTTGATGAATCTTATTTTTCATGTTTTAGCTATTAATAATAAGTGTTGGATAACGATCGGAATTCAGTATTTATAtagtttatattaatttaagtatataaattgtaaacaaTTTAACAAATTTTTTAACACAGACTAAAAATTCTGACTGAGTTATGACAGCTCAATAATATTGACTTGACAGATTTCGATGTAATTTTGGCAGCTACAGTATTCGCCACACCCGGGTCAAAGATCTAATCATTTAACGCCTAGGCATCGTCTTAATCATTAATTTCCTCCTTTGTCCGTGAATCATTACCtgaactgactgactcatttgtaACTCAATTGTAGAATGTCTCATGACCTCGAATGATCCCCCCTCCCCTACCACATGTTTTGTTGTTTCGTTGAGGATCATTGCGTAACTTTGAAtggttacaacttacaaccTTAAGgttgtagtaggtacttgaaTACTATGAGAAAAATTTGACCTCGGCACTATTAGATATAGGCCCCTAATTCGATTTCACTTCACAGATTTGACCTATGCGTGAACCGTGGCTTTGTCTGAGATTGGTAGCTTCAATTTTTGCTTTTGtgtgtcatattttatttacatttttatcaaaCAATGTAAAAAAGAAGTAGACACGTTAGAAAAGACTTACAAATTAGAACTACCGCATTTGGTtcacatttgtagagcgctatctctcCTTATCTCGTGTGCTTTGTATTTTCTGTCTTACTCACAAACGAGAACGTATTTTGAGCGCCATgtaatatgaacgtaacatATCTGTAGTATAGTAATATCATTGTTTTACCTAAAAAAGATACGCTCATTCGTTCATGTACACTTTTAATCTCGCTatgtaaacaatttttaatactctttttttaataacattttgtatttacatattttttttctattattttacactatattgtttataattttagttaCTTTATTTATCAacaataagtatatttataataCTCCTTTTTAAtgacattttgtattttcatattattttttctattattttacacTACGTACTAATATCAAAAATAAGTACATTTATTCATAAACCTATTGTAATCTAATatgtagtataatataaatgaaatttattttatgtaactatTATACAACTAAATGAAACTTTAGATTTCTCTTAAGTGGCACAAAAATGAACGGACAGACGTAGTAGCTTACTTAAAATGTAGAGACATGTTTGTTTACTATATCTTGTGTCGCAATAGTTTGCGTAAAGCCTTCTAAGAGGACTATCGATGGCATAGGTGGTGCTTACGACATACCGTTTcgacatttttaaaaaatgtaggCCAGCcaggtgttttaaaattttaatagatttgcGAAATACTATACAAAATGTGTACCGTGCCATCTGTTTAATATGTTTTTGTATGTCAATGTAATTTATTAGGTTGTATTTTGGGTGCCTTTCGAATAATATTGCCTATTAAATGTTGCGTGTAAGtaatttattgcaaaaaaaattaaaaaacataaaaataaagctgTGTAGTgatcatataatatataattgaaagagtttataatcatttttataaaataagcgAAACTGCCTTAcgtattaggtacattatattataaacaatattttagagtataaaactatgtattttaattatacatattaaattagaagtacaatattatattcCCAATATCTCCGTCTATTATATAATTTGAATGTATTATATAAGTGAATGAATGAAGAATGATTTCCGTCCTTTTTTGTTacgccatattgtttacatttaaaaaatagaatTCTGTATATGTTACTGTTATTCACATGCCAAAGAAATGTGTACAAATGTAACGCATTCATTTAcctgaataattaaataaaaatatattatgaaaataaatgaaacctTTTTTTTGCatgcaaaaaatattatcatctatcCATAGAATAGATTAGGATATTATATCACACCACTGATTTAGATTATATTcataagttatttttatacgataataataattttatattaattatgaaaaataaaatagtaagtcGGAACTAGTCTTAAGTCGTtcatattactattattattattagtaagagaataataaattttattgaatctcattaattcttttatttatttacccatccacttattatttattcaaggatttattatttaggcAGAAATCTTAATTAAAGAATTTTAATTGCATTTAAATTCGAATAAGTAAGCtgaattataattattgcactatatttttagttaaattatgtcaaataaaaaaagccggccaagtgcgagtcagactcgcgcactgagggttccgtagtcgggtgattttccgacattttgcacgataaatcaaaaactatcatgcataaaaataaataaaaatctgtttcagaatatacactataaaaccctttcatatgagactccacttggtatagttatcttacttttaaataatgtaaccacaaattcacggttttcggatttattcctgtacttgtgctataagacctacttaccagccaaatttcatgattctaggtcatcggggaataccctataggtttcttgacagacacgacggacggacagacagacagacaacaaagtgatcctataagggttccgtttttccttatgaggtacagaaccttaaaaatgtgtatttccTTTAGTTCAAAATACAAGAGGTCATTGTCCTTTCTAAACGTTCTATAATgaacaaaaaattaacaagtgtaaattaaaaattttcaacacccccgacaaatcattttcaaataaataattatgtatatctaggcaacgtccatcttgacagcttgacatttgtcaattgacacttgaacctaagggttatctaaccttcttttctacaagaaaactagaaaatagctgataacttttaaacggctgaaccaatttttttggattatagctaagaacactctcgatcaagccacctttcaaacaaaaaaaagtaaattaaaataccgattttaatttcattcgtttaggcgctacgatgccacagacagatacacagatacacagatacacagacacacagatacacagatacacacgtcaaacttgtaacacccctctttttgggtcgggggttcaaaagAGTACTTATCGCCctgccatacctacctactgatttttttttttcaaaaaaattatagccagtgttactcggtcttgggttcgattcccgtttGTGTAAGTTACCGAGCTGTTtttggagtaggtaggtacctcctaTGGCTACTCCTGACCTTTTGGTGCAAAAAACAGTAGTTCGTGCAACCTTCACGCACGGTTGAAGAACTTCTTTGACGTTgtggtagataataatattaggatcaaataaataaatatgtaagatTTAGTGATTTTGAATAGTAAGTAGTAAAAAAAACatagagcatatttttaacccccgacccaaaaagaggggcgttataagtttgacgtgtgtatctgtgtatctgtctgtggcatcgtagctcct encodes the following:
- the LOC123878212 gene encoding 23 kDa integral membrane protein-like, with the protein product MAKEDLLKGVLYVMNIIYAVFGLVTAATGIWFFVQLSEFVALRNSNHYLLDYRVYWPQVAPWLFILLGLFVIMVSFCGWCGANKESRGLLGMYGLFMILIVIGQLLAATLIFVFVDGEDTDKFIKDTVYDGYYNSQSNPDVFKAFGKIERKLRCCGANDARDYRSWRNDLPLTCCLDSYYRATCDFTDKEANERLGCAKVAAVYTKIISSSVAGASLLISLVEITGVIIAWKLFNSLREVEHYITERKEGETEC